Proteins encoded within one genomic window of Amycolatopsis sp. 2-15:
- a CDS encoding IclR family transcriptional regulator — MRNQDSGNATGSQVQSVDRAIHVLELLARNGESGITEIAGELGVHKSTASRLLSVLEQHGLVEQLGERGKYAIGFGIVRLAGAATGRMDLAKLGRQTCQALAEELGETVNIAIADDGVAINISQARGAAAITTQNWTGQRTPLHATSSGKVLLAAMTEADRKRVFGHGLEQYTPRTTVDPEELESEVERAAEDGYAACFEELELGMHAVAVPIHGPGGEVVAAMSASGPSYRLSKQRIKQIVRPMTEAAKELSAQLGYYAS; from the coding sequence ATGCGGAACCAGGACTCGGGCAACGCAACGGGAAGTCAAGTTCAGTCGGTCGACCGCGCGATTCACGTGCTGGAACTGCTCGCACGCAACGGGGAGTCGGGGATCACGGAGATCGCCGGTGAGCTCGGGGTGCACAAGTCGACCGCGTCCCGGCTGCTGAGTGTCTTGGAACAGCACGGGCTCGTCGAGCAGCTGGGCGAGCGCGGGAAGTACGCGATCGGGTTCGGCATCGTCCGCCTCGCCGGCGCGGCCACCGGCCGCATGGACCTCGCGAAACTCGGCCGCCAGACTTGCCAGGCCCTGGCCGAGGAGCTGGGCGAGACCGTGAACATCGCGATCGCCGACGACGGCGTGGCCATCAACATCAGCCAGGCCCGCGGCGCGGCCGCCATCACCACACAGAACTGGACCGGGCAGCGCACGCCGCTGCACGCGACCTCCAGCGGCAAGGTGCTGCTGGCCGCGATGACCGAGGCCGACCGCAAGCGCGTGTTCGGCCACGGCCTTGAGCAGTACACGCCACGCACGACCGTGGACCCCGAGGAGCTCGAGTCGGAGGTCGAACGCGCGGCCGAGGACGGCTACGCGGCCTGCTTCGAGGAGCTGGAGCTCGGCATGCACGCCGTCGCGGTGCCGATCCACGGCCCGGGTGGCGAGGTCGTGGCGGCGATGAGCGCTTCGGGGCCGTCGTACCGGCTGTCTAAGCAGCGGATCAAGCAGATCGTGCGGCCGATGACCGAAGCGGCGAAAGAACTTTCAGCGCAACTGGGCTACTACGCCAGCTGA
- a CDS encoding bifunctional 3-phenylpropionate/cinnamic acid dioxygenase ferredoxin subunit, with the protein MIRACAVADLPEGESLRIDGPTPIAVFHTATGFYAIDDTCTHQDASLADGWLEGCFVECPLHAAQFDLRTGVPTCLPAKSPVRTYAVVVTDGVVLVDAPVPAVVGEGSAQLTA; encoded by the coding sequence ATGATCCGTGCCTGCGCCGTCGCCGACCTGCCCGAGGGTGAGTCCCTCCGGATCGACGGCCCGACCCCGATCGCCGTCTTCCACACCGCCACCGGCTTCTACGCCATCGACGACACCTGCACCCACCAGGACGCCTCGCTCGCCGACGGCTGGCTCGAAGGCTGCTTCGTGGAGTGCCCGCTGCACGCGGCCCAGTTCGATTTGCGCACCGGCGTGCCGACCTGCCTGCCTGCGAAGAGCCCCGTCCGGACCTACGCCGTGGTGGTCACCGACGGTGTGGTGCTCGTCGACGCGCCGGTGCCGGCCGTCGTCGGTGAGGGCAGCGCCCAGCTCACCGCGTAG
- the mtrA gene encoding MtrAB system response regulator MtrA has product MKARVLVVDDDPALAEMLTIVLRGEGFDTAVVADGSRALPALRELKPDLVLLDLMLPGMNGIDVCKAIRAESGVPIVMLTAKSDTVDIVLGLESGADDYVVKPFKPKELVARVRARLRRTEAEPAESLTIGDLAIDVPGHEVTREGKAIPLTPLEFDLLVALARKPRQVFTREVLLEQVWGYRHAADTRLVNVHVQRLRSKVEKDPEHPEVVLTVRGVGYKAGPP; this is encoded by the coding sequence ATGAAGGCACGTGTCTTGGTGGTCGACGACGACCCCGCGCTGGCGGAGATGCTCACCATCGTGCTCCGCGGCGAGGGGTTCGACACCGCGGTGGTCGCGGACGGTTCGCGCGCGCTGCCGGCGCTGCGCGAGCTCAAACCGGACCTGGTCCTGCTGGACCTGATGCTGCCCGGCATGAACGGCATCGACGTCTGCAAGGCGATCCGCGCCGAGTCCGGCGTGCCGATCGTGATGCTGACCGCCAAGAGCGACACCGTCGACATAGTGCTGGGCCTGGAGTCCGGTGCCGACGACTACGTGGTCAAGCCGTTCAAGCCGAAGGAGCTCGTCGCCCGCGTGCGCGCCCGCCTGCGCCGCACCGAGGCCGAGCCCGCCGAGTCGCTGACCATCGGCGACCTGGCGATCGACGTGCCGGGCCATGAGGTCACCCGCGAGGGCAAGGCCATCCCGCTCACGCCGCTGGAGTTCGACCTGCTCGTGGCGCTGGCCCGCAAGCCGCGCCAGGTCTTCACCCGTGAAGTGCTGCTGGAGCAGGTGTGGGGCTACCGCCACGCGGCGGACACGCGGCTGGTCAACGTGCACGTCCAGCGTCTGCGGTCGAAGGTCGAGAAGGACCCGGAGCACCCCGAGGTGGTGTTGACGGTGCGCGGCGTCGGTTACAAGGCCGGCCCGCCGTGA
- the mtrB gene encoding MtrAB system histidine kinase MtrB, translated as MTASAAAGPPAGTKSHPKVGRPTAFARATVRLVRRLVVLARRRVVAFNELWRHSLQFRVTISTLALSAAVVFVLGMVLQNQITERLLDTKRKAAVEQTQALADTAARELVGVGGESPDALHTRLENALKKISTTSASPTGSTAGTFEPVLASVGHDQADADPVFVGPFTSVPVRLRQFVEGGNLARVEHTVSENNATTTYLIVGTPLSSVASPLQLYLLFPLTSEQNTVSTVQNTLLVGGLVLLLLLAGITNLVVRQVVRPVRQAAAAAEQFAGGDLEQRLAVVGEDDLAKLAVSYNGMAASIQRQIRQLEEFGGLQRRFTSDVSHELRTPLTTVRMAADVLHASREQFPAGLARSTELLVDELDRFEALLGDLLEISRLDAGVEELSAEYIDVRPIATRAVEQVRVIAGTAGSSVELILPEEDASAEVDARRVERILRNLLGNAVDHSEGKPVQLTVAVNETAVAVTVRDRGVGLRTGEADLVFNRFWRADPSRNRRTGGTGLGLAISQEDARLHGGVLDAWGELGQGACFRLVLPRHQNVPIEENPLRLPPPDATPEITLSPSSVLEVQPAPDAILADRDPERDSDREEVGR; from the coding sequence ATGACGGCTTCCGCGGCAGCCGGCCCACCCGCCGGGACGAAGAGTCACCCGAAGGTGGGACGGCCGACCGCTTTCGCCCGAGCCACGGTGCGCCTCGTGCGGCGCCTCGTGGTCTTGGCGCGCCGCCGGGTGGTGGCGTTCAACGAGCTGTGGCGCCACTCGCTGCAGTTCCGGGTGACGATCTCGACGCTCGCGCTGTCGGCCGCCGTCGTTTTCGTGCTGGGCATGGTGCTGCAGAACCAGATCACCGAGCGCCTGCTCGACACGAAGCGCAAGGCCGCCGTCGAGCAGACGCAGGCGCTGGCGGACACCGCGGCGCGTGAGCTGGTGGGCGTCGGCGGCGAGTCGCCCGACGCGCTGCACACGCGGCTCGAGAACGCGTTGAAAAAGATCTCCACGACGTCAGCGTCGCCCACGGGGTCCACGGCGGGCACGTTCGAGCCGGTGCTCGCGAGTGTCGGACACGACCAGGCCGACGCCGACCCGGTGTTCGTGGGGCCGTTCACGTCCGTGCCGGTGCGGCTGCGCCAGTTCGTGGAGGGCGGCAACCTCGCGCGCGTCGAGCACACCGTCTCCGAGAACAACGCGACCACGACGTACCTCATCGTGGGCACGCCGCTGAGCTCGGTGGCGAGCCCGCTGCAGCTGTACTTGCTGTTCCCGCTGACCAGCGAGCAGAACACCGTGTCGACCGTGCAGAACACGCTGCTCGTGGGCGGCCTCGTGCTGCTGCTGTTGCTGGCCGGCATCACGAACCTGGTGGTCCGGCAGGTGGTGCGGCCCGTCCGCCAGGCCGCCGCGGCGGCCGAGCAGTTCGCGGGCGGGGACCTGGAGCAGCGCCTCGCCGTGGTCGGCGAGGACGATCTGGCGAAGCTGGCCGTGTCGTACAACGGCATGGCCGCGAGCATCCAGCGCCAGATCCGCCAGCTCGAGGAGTTCGGCGGGCTGCAGCGCCGGTTCACCTCCGACGTCTCCCACGAGCTGCGCACCCCGCTCACCACGGTCCGCATGGCCGCCGACGTGCTGCACGCGTCACGCGAGCAGTTCCCCGCCGGCCTCGCGCGGTCCACGGAGCTGCTGGTCGACGAGCTCGACCGGTTCGAGGCGTTGCTCGGCGACCTGCTGGAGATCAGCCGGCTCGACGCCGGCGTCGAAGAGCTGTCAGCCGAGTACATCGACGTGCGGCCCATCGCGACACGTGCCGTCGAGCAGGTACGCGTGATCGCCGGGACCGCGGGCAGCTCGGTGGAGCTGATCCTGCCCGAGGAAGACGCTTCAGCCGAGGTCGACGCCCGGCGCGTGGAGCGGATCCTGCGCAACCTGCTGGGCAACGCTGTCGACCACAGCGAGGGCAAACCCGTGCAGCTCACCGTCGCCGTGAACGAGACGGCGGTGGCCGTCACCGTGCGCGACCGCGGCGTGGGCCTGCGTACGGGCGAGGCCGACCTGGTGTTCAACCGGTTCTGGCGCGCCGACCCGTCGCGCAACCGGCGCACCGGCGGCACCGGCCTCGGCCTGGCGATCAGCCAGGAGGACGCGCGGCTGCACGGCGGTGTCCTCGACGCGTGGGGCGAGCTCGGCCAGGGCGCCTGCTTCCGCCTCGTCCTGCCGCGCCACCAGAACGTGCCGATCGAGGAGAACCCGCTGCGCCTGCCGCCGCCCGACGCCACGCCGGAGATCACGCTGTCGCCGTCTTCGGTGCTCGAGGTGCAGCCGGCGCCCGACGCGATCCTCGCCGACCGCGACCCCGAACGGGACTCCGACCGCGAGGAGGTCGGCCGGTGA
- a CDS encoding LpqB family beta-propeller domain-containing protein has translation MKRVLLALAGVLLLAGCANVPLESQPLVVSVDSTPPVANDAPEPEDGLDALTIVRDFVRANGDPRSNNAAARAYLDDQQRSAWKPSRAITIIDNTFSTVYDTPSPSPSTTTPPDPNVSNVGLRGYTLGTLSADSAFIPGSGPAELTIQVRKQANGQWRISSAPPTLLVTDDDFEANYNRVAVSFYSPDSGAFVPDLRYVPAKPQSGLPGRVMDLILQGPSAGLAGAVQNLLGDQVTLDTNVKNADDGSLLVQLSGLTGASPETRTLIAAQIMLSMQAVTSSRVRLLADGQPLVRGHEYWRSSDVPSYSAASSPSADLLGLMTVDGRIRSLGDGAPVAGPAGNGAYAVVSAAQSIDGKRLAVVERSGDRVQLRVGDLGRDLPLVDLSGGSLSRPTWRPAPSEAGPSGEVWTVVDHSIVARMVLDPTGHWLRQSVNANDLLALGTDIGALRLSRDGARVAAIVNGQLVVAAVVRNGDTVTLREPRVLQPGELSDVVDLDWGSTADTLVVVTSSSSQPVQRVSVDGRRMDAFNGSNLTAPVTAVTAAPNRPIVVADPGGLWNATELGEVWRPQAHTMLNATPFYPG, from the coding sequence GTGAAGCGAGTGCTGCTCGCGCTGGCGGGTGTACTGCTGCTCGCGGGCTGCGCCAACGTGCCGCTGGAGTCGCAGCCGTTGGTCGTGTCCGTGGACTCGACGCCCCCGGTGGCGAACGACGCACCGGAACCGGAGGACGGCCTCGACGCGCTCACGATCGTGCGCGATTTCGTCCGCGCCAACGGCGATCCGCGGTCCAACAACGCGGCCGCGCGCGCGTACCTCGACGACCAGCAGCGCAGCGCGTGGAAACCCAGCCGCGCGATCACGATCATCGACAACACCTTCAGCACCGTCTACGACACGCCGTCGCCGTCGCCGTCCACGACGACGCCGCCGGACCCGAACGTGAGCAACGTGGGGCTGCGCGGGTACACCCTCGGCACGCTGAGCGCCGACAGCGCGTTCATCCCCGGCTCCGGTCCGGCCGAGCTGACGATCCAGGTGCGCAAACAGGCCAATGGCCAGTGGCGGATCTCCAGCGCCCCGCCCACGCTGCTGGTGACCGACGACGACTTCGAGGCGAACTACAACCGCGTCGCCGTGAGCTTCTACTCGCCCGATTCCGGCGCCTTCGTGCCCGACCTGCGCTACGTGCCCGCGAAACCGCAATCGGGCCTGCCCGGGCGGGTGATGGACCTGATCCTGCAGGGTCCGTCGGCGGGGCTGGCCGGGGCCGTGCAGAACCTGCTGGGCGACCAGGTCACGCTCGACACCAACGTCAAGAACGCCGACGACGGCTCGCTGCTCGTGCAGCTCTCGGGGCTCACCGGGGCGAGCCCGGAGACGAGAACGCTGATCGCGGCGCAGATCATGCTGTCGATGCAGGCCGTCACGTCCAGCCGCGTCCGGCTGCTCGCCGACGGCCAGCCGCTGGTGCGCGGCCACGAGTACTGGCGCAGCAGCGACGTGCCCTCCTACAGCGCGGCCTCGTCGCCGAGCGCCGACCTGCTGGGCCTGATGACGGTCGACGGGCGCATCCGCTCGCTCGGCGACGGCGCGCCCGTGGCGGGGCCGGCCGGCAACGGCGCGTACGCCGTGGTCAGCGCCGCGCAGTCGATCGACGGCAAGCGGCTCGCGGTGGTGGAGCGCAGCGGCGACCGCGTTCAGCTGCGCGTCGGCGACCTGGGCCGCGACCTGCCGCTGGTGGACCTCTCCGGCGGTTCCCTGAGCCGCCCGACCTGGCGGCCGGCGCCGAGCGAGGCCGGTCCGTCGGGCGAGGTGTGGACGGTGGTGGACCACTCGATCGTCGCCCGCATGGTCCTCGACCCGACCGGTCACTGGCTGCGCCAGAGCGTGAACGCCAACGACCTGCTCGCCCTCGGCACCGACATCGGCGCCCTTCGCCTGTCGCGCGACGGCGCCCGCGTGGCGGCGATCGTCAACGGCCAGCTCGTGGTCGCGGCGGTCGTGCGCAACGGCGACACCGTGACGCTGCGGGAGCCGCGCGTGCTCCAGCCGGGTGAACTGTCGGATGTCGTGGACCTCGACTGGGGTTCGACCGCGGACACGCTGGTGGTCGTCACGTCGTCCAGTTCCCAGCCCGTGCAGCGCGTTTCCGTGGACGGGCGCCGGATGGACGCGTTCAACGGCTCGAACCTGACCGCGCCGGTCACGGCGGTCACGGCGGCGCCCAACCGGCCCATCGTGGTGGCCGACCCGGGTGGGCTGTGGAACGCCACCGAACTGGGTGAGGTCTGGCGGCCCCAGGCCCACACGATGCTGAACGCGACGCCGTTCTACCCGGGCTGA
- a CDS encoding ComF family protein, with protein sequence MVLDLLVPARCAGCGARGVPCCAECSRVWGSLTEVVRAPLAGLAPAYALARYQGVAKRVLIAYKERGRRDVAPALGRVLASALAALPRAGAPRAGPSREGHSLGGPSFGEPAFAGSSRPGSRLGKPVAAGDSARGGPWCLVPAPSRRSASRLRGGPHVQRLADAAACCLAQTGAEAFVAPALALKGARDAVGLSRAERVANLAGRLRFVPAGRPPPGSRVVVLDDVVTTGATAAACVRALTDAGVAVSAVVALLAAG encoded by the coding sequence ATGGTTCTCGATCTGCTCGTCCCCGCCCGTTGTGCCGGCTGTGGTGCCCGGGGTGTCCCGTGCTGCGCGGAGTGTTCGCGGGTGTGGGGGTCACTCACGGAGGTGGTCCGCGCGCCGCTGGCCGGTCTCGCGCCGGCGTACGCGCTGGCTCGTTACCAGGGCGTCGCCAAGCGCGTCCTGATCGCCTACAAGGAGCGTGGCCGCCGTGATGTCGCGCCGGCACTCGGCCGGGTGCTCGCGTCCGCGCTGGCGGCCTTGCCGCGCGCCGGTGCTCCCCGCGCCGGCCCGAGCCGTGAGGGACACTCACTCGGTGGACCTTCGTTCGGTGAACCGGCCTTCGCCGGGTCTTCGCGCCCCGGTTCACGGCTCGGAAAGCCCGTGGCCGCCGGGGATTCCGCGCGCGGCGGGCCGTGGTGCCTCGTCCCGGCGCCGAGCCGTCGCTCGGCTTCACGCCTCCGTGGTGGCCCGCACGTGCAGCGCCTCGCCGACGCCGCCGCGTGCTGTCTCGCCCAAACGGGCGCCGAGGCCTTCGTCGCGCCCGCTCTCGCGCTGAAGGGCGCCCGTGACGCCGTGGGTCTCAGCCGGGCGGAACGCGTCGCCAACCTGGCCGGGCGGCTGCGGTTCGTGCCCGCGGGCCGGCCACCGCCGGGCAGCCGGGTCGTGGTGCTCGACGACGTGGTCACCACGGGTGCCACGGCGGCCGCGTGCGTGCGGGCACTCACCGACGCCGGGGTCGCCGTGTCGGCTGTGGTCGCGTTGCTCGCCGCAGGGTGA
- the hpf gene encoding ribosome hibernation-promoting factor, HPF/YfiA family translates to MDIVVKGRNVEVPDHYRALVSEKLARLERYDKKVIRYDVELFHEPNRRQAKSCQRVEITGKGRGPAVRAEACAADFYAALDSAVTKLENRLRRTHDRRRVHYGRSRPESVAEATSMAMAGGSPDAVARPTASTAVLEAPAVDTAEPITEGFAAVSSGEITLPQQKRWEDEDLGYQPGRVVREKKHNADPMSVDQALYEMELVGHDFYLFNDSESGRPSVVYRRKGFDYGVIRLGG, encoded by the coding sequence ATGGACATCGTCGTAAAGGGCCGCAACGTGGAGGTGCCCGACCACTACCGGGCACTCGTCAGCGAAAAGCTGGCCCGTCTTGAGCGCTACGACAAGAAGGTCATCCGGTACGACGTGGAGTTGTTCCACGAGCCGAACCGCCGGCAGGCGAAGAGCTGCCAGCGCGTCGAGATCACCGGAAAGGGCCGCGGTCCGGCCGTGCGCGCTGAAGCGTGCGCCGCGGACTTCTACGCAGCGCTCGACTCCGCCGTCACGAAGCTGGAGAACCGGCTGAGGCGGACACACGACCGGAGGCGCGTGCACTACGGGCGCAGCCGCCCGGAGTCGGTCGCCGAGGCGACCTCGATGGCGATGGCCGGCGGATCGCCGGACGCCGTCGCCCGTCCCACCGCGAGCACGGCAGTGCTGGAGGCACCCGCCGTGGACACGGCCGAACCGATCACCGAAGGTTTCGCGGCCGTCAGCTCCGGTGAGATCACCCTGCCCCAGCAGAAACGCTGGGAAGACGAAGATCTGGGCTACCAGCCCGGCCGCGTCGTCCGCGAGAAGAAGCACAACGCGGACCCCATGTCGGTGGACCAGGCTCTCTACGAGATGGAGCTGGTCGGCCACGACTTCTACCTGTTCAACGACTCCGAGTCCGGGCGCCCCAGCGTCGTGTACCGGCGGAAGGGTTTCGACTACGGCGTGATCCGGCTCGGCGGCTGA
- the secA gene encoding preprotein translocase subunit SecA produces the protein MVLNRLLRAGEGKMVKRLRNIADHINTLEDDVKDLSDAELQAKTDEFKERYGKGETLDELLPEAFAVAREASKRVLGQRPYDVQLMGAAALHLGQVAEMKTGEGKTLTCVLAAYLNGLSGKGVHVVTTNDYLAKRDAEWMGRIHRFLGLEVGVILAEQDPQERRRHYNADVTYGTNNEFGFDYLRDNMTWSLDECVQRGHNYAIVDEVDSILIDEARTPLIISGPADQSSRWYMEFARLAPLMQGIDTTTMGSRERVEKANLINSKYHYEIDVRKRTVAVTEKGVRFVEDQLGIENLYEAANTPLVGYLNNALKAKELYNKDKDYIVRDGEVTIVDEFTGRILVGRRYNEGMHQAIEAKEKVEIKAENQTLATITLQNYFRLYNKLSGMTGTAETEAAEFHQTYKLGVVPIPTNRPMVRADRADLIYKTEQAKYEAVAEDIAERHEKGQPVLVGTTSVEKSEHLSKLLLKLGVPHEVLNAKYHGREALIVARAGKKGAVTVATNMAGRGTDIVLGGNPDIIADQELREQGLDPVENSEEYEAAWPKVLEEIKAGAKEEAEHVREVGGLYVLGTERHESRRIDNQLRGRSGRQGDPGESRFYLSLGDDLMRRFNAVMVERVMTTMRLPDDVPIEHKMVSKAIKSAQTQVEQLNMETRKNVLKYDEVMNEQRKVIYAERHRVLEGEDLREQIEHMTVDVVGAYVDGATSDGYAEDWDHEQLWTALKTLYPVGLNWDDLVENGDLDAETLRQALVDDAIDAYDKREAEIDELVGEKGAMRRLERQVMLTVLDRKWREHLYEMDYLKEGIGMRALAQRDPLIEYQREGFDMFRAMLESLKEEAVGFLFNLQVERSEPEPAPQLDPSALPAGITSATGAAAASFGDDNGRHSRPTPPQPPTTDTESVPSALRGKGVGGGVQSGLTMSGPAEGGGVESHSDSADTDGGGAGNTRRERRAAERAQAKKGKKGPRR, from the coding sequence ATGGTGCTGAACCGCCTGCTCCGCGCGGGTGAGGGCAAGATGGTGAAGCGGCTGCGCAACATCGCCGATCACATCAACACCCTCGAAGACGACGTGAAGGACCTGTCGGACGCCGAACTGCAGGCGAAGACCGACGAGTTCAAAGAGCGGTACGGCAAGGGTGAGACGCTCGACGAGCTGCTCCCGGAGGCCTTCGCGGTCGCCCGTGAGGCTTCGAAGCGGGTGCTCGGCCAGCGGCCCTACGACGTGCAGCTGATGGGTGCTGCCGCGTTGCACCTCGGCCAGGTCGCCGAGATGAAGACCGGCGAGGGCAAGACGCTCACCTGCGTGCTCGCGGCGTACCTCAACGGGCTCTCCGGCAAGGGCGTGCACGTCGTCACCACCAACGACTACCTCGCCAAGCGCGACGCGGAGTGGATGGGCCGCATCCACCGGTTCCTCGGGCTCGAGGTCGGCGTGATCCTCGCCGAGCAGGACCCGCAGGAGCGCCGCCGGCACTACAACGCCGACGTCACCTACGGCACGAACAACGAGTTCGGCTTCGACTACCTGCGCGACAACATGACGTGGTCGCTCGACGAGTGCGTGCAGCGCGGGCACAACTACGCGATCGTGGACGAGGTCGACTCGATCCTCATCGACGAGGCGCGCACGCCGCTGATCATCTCGGGGCCGGCGGACCAGTCGTCGCGGTGGTACATGGAGTTCGCCCGCCTCGCGCCGCTGATGCAGGGCATCGACACCACCACGATGGGCTCGCGCGAGCGCGTCGAGAAGGCCAACCTGATCAACTCGAAGTACCACTACGAGATCGACGTGCGCAAGCGCACCGTGGCGGTCACCGAGAAGGGCGTGCGGTTCGTCGAGGACCAGCTCGGCATCGAGAACCTTTACGAGGCCGCGAACACGCCGCTGGTCGGCTACCTGAACAACGCGCTGAAGGCCAAGGAGCTCTACAACAAGGACAAGGACTACATCGTCCGCGACGGTGAAGTCACGATCGTCGACGAGTTCACGGGCCGCATCCTGGTGGGCCGCCGCTACAACGAGGGCATGCACCAGGCGATCGAGGCCAAGGAGAAGGTCGAGATCAAGGCCGAGAACCAGACGCTCGCCACGATCACGCTGCAGAACTACTTCCGGCTGTACAACAAGCTCTCGGGCATGACCGGTACGGCCGAGACCGAGGCCGCGGAGTTCCACCAGACCTACAAGCTGGGTGTGGTGCCGATCCCGACCAACCGGCCGATGGTGCGCGCCGACCGCGCCGACCTGATCTACAAGACCGAGCAGGCCAAGTACGAGGCCGTGGCCGAGGACATCGCCGAGCGGCACGAGAAGGGCCAGCCGGTGCTGGTCGGCACCACGAGCGTCGAGAAGTCCGAGCACCTCTCGAAGCTGCTGCTGAAGCTGGGCGTGCCCCACGAGGTCCTGAACGCGAAGTACCACGGCCGGGAGGCGCTGATCGTCGCGCGCGCCGGCAAGAAGGGCGCGGTCACGGTCGCCACGAACATGGCCGGCCGCGGTACCGACATCGTGCTGGGTGGCAACCCGGACATCATCGCCGACCAGGAGCTGCGTGAGCAGGGCCTGGACCCGGTCGAGAACTCCGAGGAGTACGAGGCCGCGTGGCCGAAGGTGCTCGAGGAGATCAAGGCCGGCGCCAAGGAGGAGGCCGAGCACGTTCGCGAGGTCGGCGGTCTTTACGTGCTGGGCACCGAACGCCACGAGTCGCGCCGCATCGACAACCAGCTGCGCGGTCGTTCCGGTCGTCAGGGCGACCCGGGCGAGTCGCGGTTCTACCTGTCGCTGGGCGACGACCTCATGCGCCGGTTCAACGCCGTGATGGTCGAGCGCGTGATGACCACGATGCGCCTGCCCGACGACGTGCCGATCGAGCACAAGATGGTCTCCAAGGCCATCAAGAGCGCGCAGACGCAGGTCGAGCAGCTCAACATGGAGACGCGCAAGAACGTCCTCAAGTACGACGAGGTCATGAACGAGCAGCGCAAGGTGATCTACGCCGAGCGCCACCGCGTGCTCGAGGGCGAGGACCTGCGTGAGCAGATCGAGCACATGACCGTGGACGTCGTCGGCGCGTATGTCGACGGAGCCACCTCCGATGGCTACGCCGAGGACTGGGACCACGAGCAGCTGTGGACCGCCCTCAAGACGCTCTACCCCGTCGGCCTGAACTGGGACGACCTGGTGGAGAACGGCGACCTCGATGCCGAGACCCTGCGCCAGGCGCTGGTCGACGACGCGATCGACGCGTACGACAAGCGCGAGGCGGAGATCGACGAGCTGGTGGGCGAGAAGGGCGCGATGCGCCGCCTCGAGCGCCAGGTGATGCTGACCGTGCTGGACCGCAAGTGGCGCGAGCACCTCTACGAGATGGATTATCTCAAGGAGGGCATCGGCATGCGGGCGCTCGCTCAGCGCGACCCGCTGATCGAGTACCAGCGCGAAGGCTTCGACATGTTCCGCGCGATGCTCGAATCGCTGAAGGAGGAAGCCGTCGGCTTCCTGTTCAACCTCCAGGTCGAACGCAGCGAGCCGGAACCCGCGCCGCAGCTGGACCCGTCGGCGCTGCCCGCGGGCATCACCTCGGCCACGGGCGCCGCGGCCGCCTCCTTCGGTGACGACAACGGCCGTCACTCGCGCCCGACCCCGCCCCAGCCGCCCACCACCGACACCGAGTCGGTCCCGTCGGCCTTGCGCGGCAAGGGCGTCGGCGGCGGCGTCCAATCCGGACTGACCATGTCCGGCCCCGCCGAGGGCGGCGGCGTGGAGTCCCATTCGGACAGCGCCGACACCGACGGCGGCGGCGCGGGCAACACCCGCCGCGAACGCCGCGCCGCCGAGCGCGCACAGGCGAAGAAGGGCAAGAAGGGCCCGCGTCGCTGA